A window of Strix aluco isolate bStrAlu1 chromosome 2, bStrAlu1.hap1, whole genome shotgun sequence contains these coding sequences:
- the PHB2 gene encoding prohibitin-2 has protein sequence MAQNLKDLAGRLPAGPRGVGTALKLLLGAGALAYGVRESVFIVEGGQRAIFFNRIGGVQQDTILAEGLHFRIPWFQYPIIYDIRARPRKISSPTGSKDLQMVNISLRVLTRPNAAELPSMYQRLGLDYEERVLPSIVNEVLKSVVAKFNASQLITQRAQVSLLIRRELTERAKDFSLILDDVAITELSFSREYTAAVEAKQVAQQEAQRAQFLVEKAKQEQKQKIVQAEGEATAAKMLGEALSRNPGYIKLRKIRAAQNISKTIAGSQNRVYLTADNLVLNLQDEGFTRGR, from the exons atGGCGCAGAACCTGAAGGATCTGGCGGGACGGCTGCCGGCTGGGCCGCGCGGCGTCGGGACCGCCCTCAAACTGCTGCTGGGCGCCGGCGCCCTGGCTTATGGCGTCCGCGAGTCCGTCTTCATCG TGGAAGGCGGCCAGCGCGCCATCTTCTTCAACCGCATCGGCGGCGTGCAGCAGGACACCATCCTCGCCGAGGGGCTGCACTTCAG GATCCCTTGGTTCCAGTACCCTATCATCTACGACATCCGAGCCCGGCCGCGGAAAATCTCCTCTCCCACCGGGTCCAAAG ACTTGCAGATGGTGAACATTTCGCTGCGTGTTCTCACTCGGCCcaatgctgcagagctgcccagcaTGTACCAGCGCCTGGGCCTGGACTATGAGGAGCGAGTCCTGCCTTCCATCGTTAACGAAGTGCTCAAGAGCGTGGTTGCCAAGTTTAATGCTTCACAGCTCATCACTCAGAGGGCCCAG GTGTCTCTGCTCATTAGGCGAGAGCTGACAGAGAGAGCCAAGGATTTCAGCCTCATCCTGGATGATGTGGCTATCACAGAGCTTAGTTTCAGTCGTGAATACACTGCGGCTGTGGAGGCTAAGCAAGTGG CTCAGCAGGAGGCACAGCGCGCCCAGTTTCTGGTGGAGAAGGCCAAGCAGGAGCAGAAACAGAAGATTGTCCAGGCTGAAGGGGAAGCTACAGCTGCCAAGATG CTCGGTGAAGCTCTCAGCAGGAATCCAGGCTACATCAAGCTACGTAAGATCCGAGCTGCTCAAAACATCTCAAAAACG attgcTGGCTCACAAAACCGTGTATATCTCACAGCAGATAACTTGGTACTGAACCTGCAGGATGAGGGCTTCACCAG AGGAAGGTAA
- the EMG1 gene encoding ribosomal RNA small subunit methyltransferase NEP1, with protein sequence MAAPRRPREEEEEDAAEDASVEAKRPRGQRRLLVVLEGASLETVKVGKTFELLNCDKHKALLLRNGRDPGEVRPDITHQSLLMLMDSPLNRAGLLQVYIHTQKNVLIEVNPQTRIPRTFDRFCGLMVQLLHKLSVRAADGPQKLLKVIKNPVSDHLPVGCMKIGTSFAVPKVSDLRELIPKAEPVTIVVGAFAHGSVSVDYTEKMVSISNYPLSAALTCAKITTAFEEAWGVV encoded by the exons ATGGCGGCGCCCAGGCGGCctcgtgaggaggaggaggaggatgctgctgaaGACGCTTCGGTGGAGGCGAAGCGGCCCCGCGGGCAGAGGCGTCTCTTGGTGGTGCTGGAGGGGGCAAGTCTGGAGACCGTGAAG GTGGGGAAGACATTCGAGCTCCTCAATTGCGACAAGCACAAGGCGCTGCTGCTGCGGAACGGCCGGGACCCCGGGGAGGTGCGACCCGACATCACCCACCAG AGTCTCCTGATGCTCATGGACAGTCCGCTGAATCGGGCTGGCCTCCTGCAGGTTTATATCCACACCCAGAAGAACGTGCTAATTGAAGTCAATCCCCAAACCAGAATCCCAAGAACTTTTGATCGATTCTGTGGTCTTATGG TTCAGTTGCTGCATAAGCTCAGCGTTCGAGCTGCTGATGGGCCCCAGAAATTGCTGAAG GTGATTAAAAATCCAGTCAGTGATCATCTCCCTGTGGGCTGTATGAAGATAGGTACCTCTTTTGCAGTTCCAAAAGTGTCAGATCTGCGTGAACTGATTCCTAAAGCGGAGCCAGTTACCATTGTTGTGGGAGCTTTTGCCCATGGTTCG gtCAGTGTGGACTATACAGAAAAGATGGTCTCCATCAGCAACTATCCCCTCTCTGCTGCCCTGACATGTGCTAAAATTACTACTGCCTTTGAGGAAGCCTGGGGAGTAGTATGA